A genomic segment from Neobacillus sp. YX16 encodes:
- a CDS encoding endo-1,4-beta-xylanase — protein sequence MTTKTRVEIPSLQKVYEKYFNIGAAVNPRTIESQQDLLATHFNSITAENDMKFERLQPEEGHFTFGKADTLAAFARENRMKMRGHTLVWHNQTPAWVFQDSNGEMVTRDQLLHRRKEHITTVVQRYKGQIYCWDVVNEAIKDEGPELFRETKWLEIIGEDYIEKAFEFAHAADPDALFFYNDYNESDPQKREKIYKLVKSLVDKDVPIHGVGLQAHWNLVNPSLKDIRTAIERYASLGLKLHLTELDVSVFNFGDKRADLMEPTPEMLELQAERYHQVFHLLREYQDSITSVTFWGAADDYSWLSNFPVKGRKNWPFLFDENHQPKDSFWKVVQFL from the coding sequence ATGACGACGAAAACAAGAGTTGAGATCCCTTCACTACAGAAGGTTTATGAAAAATATTTTAACATTGGTGCAGCCGTTAATCCTCGAACAATTGAGTCACAACAGGACTTATTAGCTACACATTTTAATAGTATTACAGCCGAGAATGATATGAAATTTGAACGTTTACAGCCGGAAGAGGGTCATTTTACTTTTGGAAAGGCCGATACATTAGCAGCGTTTGCAAGAGAAAATCGAATGAAGATGCGCGGGCACACACTGGTTTGGCACAATCAAACTCCTGCTTGGGTTTTTCAGGATTCAAATGGGGAAATGGTTACAAGGGATCAATTGTTACACCGTAGGAAGGAGCATATTACAACCGTAGTGCAACGATACAAAGGCCAAATCTACTGCTGGGATGTAGTTAATGAAGCCATTAAAGACGAAGGCCCCGAGTTATTTAGGGAGACAAAATGGTTAGAAATCATCGGTGAGGATTATATCGAAAAGGCATTTGAATTTGCCCATGCGGCTGACCCGGATGCTCTATTTTTTTACAATGATTATAATGAGTCCGACCCACAGAAGCGTGAAAAAATCTATAAGCTTGTCAAATCATTAGTTGATAAGGATGTTCCAATTCACGGTGTGGGGCTCCAAGCTCATTGGAATTTAGTAAATCCAAGTCTAAAGGATATTCGTACAGCAATTGAACGTTATGCATCTCTTGGTCTTAAGCTACATCTTACAGAGTTGGATGTATCCGTTTTCAATTTTGGAGATAAGCGGGCTGACCTTATGGAGCCAACTCCTGAAATGTTAGAATTGCAGGCCGAAAGATATCATCAAGTATTTCATTTGCTTAGAGAATATCAAGACTCTATCACTTCTGTAACATTTTGGGGCGCTGCTGATGATTATTCTTGGTTAAGTAATTTTCCTGTTAAAGGAAGAAAAAATTGGCCGTTTCTTTTTGACGAAAATCATCAACCTAAAGACTCCTTCTGGAAGGTTGTCCAATTTTTATAA